A window from Brucella sp. BE17 encodes these proteins:
- the folP gene encoding dihydropteroate synthase, producing MAKIWQLAHGRTLEIGENALIMGVLNVTPDSFSDGGHHDDLRKALDAAAKMLEEGASIIDVGGESTRPGAAAVDGETEAARVVPVIEALAKRYDCILSVDTYRASTARKAVAAGAHIVNDVWGLQREPDIANVAAASGAGIVIMHTTRERQCEPDPIADRFAFLGRSLEIAFEAKINDAQIVLDPGFGFGNDLDEDTALLARMGELMRLDYPWLIGTSRKRFIGRMTDRREPLARDAGTAATSVALRLAGADIFRVHNVAFNKDALAVADAILQETHRKAECI from the coding sequence ATGGCTAAAATCTGGCAACTGGCTCATGGACGGACGCTGGAAATCGGCGAAAATGCGCTGATCATGGGTGTTCTCAACGTCACACCGGATTCGTTCTCCGATGGTGGACATCATGACGATTTGCGTAAAGCGCTGGATGCCGCCGCGAAAATGCTCGAAGAAGGAGCGTCTATTATCGATGTCGGCGGGGAGTCAACTCGACCGGGTGCTGCCGCTGTCGATGGCGAGACGGAAGCCGCGCGTGTCGTGCCGGTTATCGAAGCTTTGGCGAAGCGCTATGATTGCATTCTGTCAGTCGATACCTATCGCGCCTCAACAGCGCGCAAAGCCGTGGCGGCGGGTGCGCATATCGTCAATGACGTCTGGGGACTGCAACGCGAGCCGGATATCGCAAATGTCGCGGCAGCAAGCGGGGCAGGAATCGTTATCATGCATACGACACGCGAGCGTCAGTGTGAGCCGGACCCGATCGCCGATCGATTTGCTTTTCTTGGCCGCTCGCTGGAGATCGCCTTTGAGGCGAAAATCAACGATGCACAAATTGTTCTCGATCCGGGTTTCGGCTTCGGCAATGATCTTGATGAAGACACGGCGCTTCTGGCCCGTATGGGGGAGTTGATGCGTCTCGATTATCCCTGGCTGATTGGCACCTCGCGCAAGCGTTTCATCGGACGAATGACCGACAGACGTGAACCGCTGGCGCGTGATGCAGGAACCGCTGCGACCTCGGTCGCGCTTAGGCTTGCAGGTGCCGACATCTTCCGGGTTCATAATGTCGCTTTTAATAAGGATGCCCTTGCGGTTGCGGATGCTATCCTGCAAGAAACTCATCGCAAAGCTGAATGCATATGA
- the folK gene encoding 2-amino-4-hydroxy-6-hydroxymethyldihydropteridine diphosphokinase: MSKALNVLDARADTHIQAVSPVYRTPPWGKTDQPWFHNACAEVETTLAPLQLIAACLDIEQSLKRVRQERWGPRIIDIDILAMDQVDGKAVVLSTPQLEIPHPRMHERAFVLLPLSDIAPDLRISGHSVTDWLKAISTDKIEKARTDAGWWQK; this comes from the coding sequence ATGTCGAAGGCGCTGAACGTGCTAGACGCGCGCGCAGATACGCACATTCAGGCGGTATCTCCAGTCTACCGCACCCCGCCATGGGGCAAGACCGACCAGCCATGGTTTCACAATGCTTGTGCTGAGGTTGAAACGACGCTTGCGCCGCTGCAACTCATTGCCGCTTGTCTTGATATAGAGCAGTCTCTCAAACGTGTGCGGCAGGAACGATGGGGGCCACGCATCATCGATATCGATATTCTGGCGATGGACCAAGTGGATGGAAAAGCAGTCGTCCTTTCCACGCCGCAGCTGGAAATCCCACATCCACGCATGCACGAACGCGCCTTCGTTCTGCTGCCTTTGAGCGACATTGCACCGGATCTGCGAATTTCAGGGCACAGCGTCACGGACTGGCTGAAAGCTATTTCTACAGATAAAATAGAAAAAGCCCGCACGGATGCGGGCTGGTGGCAAAAATAG
- a CDS encoding NAD(P)-binding protein: protein MANRDRARIAIVGAGPVALYAVFQLGLFGFRCHVFDTLDQAGGQCRVLYPDKPIYDIPGFPSIMAEEIVDRLLKQIAPYEPVFHFSHVVRSLERAEKQLVISTDRDFSFKADAVVIASGLGALEQDGQIKRPDPLIGLALERVGNAICVAPDSFATTQVGVYAIGDACHYPGKLKLIVSGFHEAALMTQAMRKKA, encoded by the coding sequence ATGGCAAACCGTGACAGAGCCCGGATAGCAATCGTCGGGGCGGGACCTGTTGCGCTTTACGCAGTTTTTCAACTCGGTCTTTTTGGCTTTCGTTGCCATGTTTTCGATACGCTCGACCAGGCGGGTGGGCAATGTCGTGTTCTCTATCCAGACAAGCCAATCTACGATATTCCGGGCTTTCCGTCGATCATGGCAGAGGAAATCGTCGACCGACTTCTGAAGCAAATTGCGCCTTACGAGCCTGTTTTCCATTTTTCACACGTGGTCCGATCACTGGAGCGGGCTGAAAAGCAGCTTGTTATATCGACAGATCGGGACTTTTCCTTCAAAGCCGATGCAGTGGTTATTGCATCCGGTTTGGGTGCGCTTGAGCAGGACGGGCAAATCAAGCGCCCTGATCCGCTGATCGGTCTAGCGCTTGAACGGGTAGGAAACGCTATTTGCGTCGCGCCGGATTCTTTTGCCACCACGCAAGTGGGTGTCTATGCGATCGGGGATGCTTGTCATTATCCGGGAAAACTGAAGCTGATCGTCTCTGGCTTTCACGAGGCCGCGCTTATGACTCAGGCAATGCGCAAAAAAGCTTAG
- a CDS encoding TIGR01620 family protein, giving the protein MNDEQKRKPAAFKIDRKQEQQPAPAQEAARRPRAVTNLETIIPEPDVFALSDDEAAELEILEPAFEAPERKGLFAGWSLSNILLSALGILASFAIGIWAEDLIRALFNRAGWLGWTALGVALVALVAFIAIIIREMLALRRLASVQHLRKAAADASEHDDMTAARKAVDELRAIAATLPETARGRKLLADVDNDIIDGRDLIRLAETEILRALDREARALILHASKRVSLVTAISPRALVDIAYVIFEAARLIRRLSQLYGGRPGTLGFIRLMRRVLAHLAVTGTLAMSDSVVQQLVGQGLASRLSAKLGEGVVNGLMTARIGIAAMDVVRPFPFNSEKRPGISDFIGDLTRIGNEKGNEQARKKQTGDT; this is encoded by the coding sequence ATGAATGACGAGCAGAAACGCAAACCGGCAGCCTTTAAAATTGACCGAAAGCAGGAACAACAACCTGCACCGGCGCAAGAGGCAGCACGCCGTCCGCGCGCTGTCACAAATCTTGAAACAATAATCCCTGAGCCGGATGTCTTTGCGTTAAGTGACGATGAGGCGGCGGAGCTGGAAATTCTCGAACCGGCTTTTGAAGCACCTGAACGCAAGGGTCTGTTCGCGGGCTGGTCATTGAGCAACATACTACTATCGGCGCTCGGTATTCTTGCCTCTTTTGCCATTGGCATATGGGCCGAAGACCTGATCCGTGCGCTTTTTAATCGTGCGGGCTGGCTGGGCTGGACGGCGCTTGGCGTGGCACTCGTAGCACTCGTTGCCTTCATCGCCATCATCATCCGGGAAATGCTTGCCTTGCGTCGCCTCGCCTCAGTGCAGCATTTGCGAAAAGCCGCAGCCGATGCATCTGAGCATGACGACATGACGGCAGCGCGCAAGGCCGTGGATGAACTGCGCGCGATTGCCGCTACACTACCCGAAACGGCACGCGGGCGAAAACTTCTGGCCGATGTCGATAATGACATCATTGACGGTCGCGATCTCATAAGGCTTGCAGAAACCGAAATCCTGCGCGCGCTTGACCGTGAGGCGCGCGCGCTCATTCTGCATGCCTCCAAGCGAGTATCCCTGGTCACGGCGATCAGTCCGCGTGCGCTTGTCGACATCGCTTATGTAATCTTCGAGGCGGCGCGACTAATCAGACGGCTATCGCAGCTTTATGGCGGACGCCCGGGAACGCTCGGCTTTATCAGGCTGATGCGGCGCGTACTGGCGCATCTCGCGGTTACCGGAACACTCGCCATGAGTGACAGCGTTGTTCAGCAGCTCGTCGGTCAGGGCCTCGCGTCGCGCCTTTCGGCTAAACTCGGCGAAGGTGTAGTCAATGGCCTGATGACAGCACGGATCGGCATTGCCGCGATGGATGTGGTGCGCCCTTTTCCATTCAATTCGGAAAAACGCCCCGGTATCAGCGATTTCATTGGCGATTTGACACGCATTGGCAACGAAAAGGGCAATGAACAGGCTAGAAAAAAGCAGACAGGCGACACCTGA
- a CDS encoding kinesin, whose protein sequence is MASKSKAQSLDLEVEQALEQALGIDFDDEIVIDLELDTLDDDESVNNLEQQISRAAEELVAEQRHQSTPPPVATTPVKPRSEPQIATASVIATPAAPPVPPAINAAKPAVEKDQAAAPQETSEAVIQPKESAPVISNSASAQRTPANDDSRNDRIIAAAPRRVTERSSKLYWTTTALSLLWAAGGVAISKAIDPDVFSSTGAATDFFTSPAGIGVAAGVVLPVAMFWGFAYLVKRAQEMHSAARAMSDAAFKLLQPESVSGDRVSSIGQAVRREVSAMNEGIERTLARAAELETLVQSEVHQLERVYSENEGRIRSLVVELGNEREAVVSHAERVRFSISGAHEQLKEELSSASNIIRDNVLSASQQLGGVLDESGERLIGQLTESGLSIAKAIETRSDDISLRINNSGESFANLLDTRIAELDELSRSTTQHVSEALDERAASISGLFGNATESMVSKFDMRLANLQGSLDERSHALVTEFEARAQALDSSTEKLNAALETRSRQINENLIARTREIAETFSGGRASLSTVISETKDRIADNLATVGQSLSTLLDEKTAAFSTKITESSDIVAASLEGETERVSAIIRGHSDTLAAHSTDIRNAVDASASAMSSVVDSHASILSERTHALQQAMADHTALLDERFTDHSRSLQERAAGLHEIIRGNQETLSQLMDERAIAMRENFNENRDVLARTFDEKADALKSLIAENQDTLARVLDERTAAFGHSITAGREAFEATLGEHIHHVEQSASGLNAVLKDNRDMLTDMLEGHERSVETRASEIRSTIVDSTTSLHQSLQDHGNMLEQRTNNLRSAITESASTLEQAFEGQSDVIIERTQTMEKALSLGVDNVRRTLEQSAVVVATSLREKIGEAASTLSSEAAKAGEALDGFGESFSARLIDNLSGTEARLGERADTIAGRLGDIEGRLTSELSAIETRISQTATETSQTLANHSEAFSTSVADNLAGTETRLTERADAIATRLGDIGSRITMELGSVEARIAKVTDTTAVTLEERTRELNVVLAARSQDITNILNDIAGPLVERLSDSGRGLAQQLEDATHAATDRLRTENAALVNALASRTAETIAAVQEAKSGLSENVGELIDRLATSNGELGKLIDAATRNLTDIDGRLVDTTSHFVENANRAAQMFQTSTGLMDTNMGVLRSLSDNTLTQIADIAGRFEDHGKVLSSASDMINSAQNGLVSTLSDRQVALDKLASGLVEKSESVEKLMKSFESLVSTAFQRAEGQTRSSAEKMRESVSEIVEQAAQKFSTATEEIRRTASEIRTELDATRGELKRGVLDMPSEAKETTSAMRKAVSEQINALKELAEIVNKSGRLIDVGESHADRPVSRPAMSAQRPAPVRAPIAPAPAAPVAVKADAASRPRPTETPQGASKVQLAPAADVAPVEKPRGWVSDLLARASREEEEAAQPKAKSTVAPRSPSHVVESLNSLSVDIARAIDHEASLELWERYRGGERNVFTRRLYTLKGQQTFDDIKRKYQSDGEFRRAVDRYMDDFQRLLEDVARNDRDNMITQTYLTSDTGKVYTMLAHASGRLR, encoded by the coding sequence ATGGCTTCAAAATCCAAGGCACAGAGTCTCGACCTTGAGGTTGAACAGGCTCTGGAACAGGCACTCGGCATCGATTTCGACGACGAAATCGTTATTGATCTTGAACTGGATACACTGGACGACGATGAGTCGGTCAATAATCTGGAACAGCAGATTTCGCGTGCCGCTGAGGAACTCGTGGCCGAACAGCGGCATCAATCTACACCACCCCCAGTCGCAACGACGCCGGTAAAGCCAAGAAGCGAACCGCAAATTGCCACCGCTTCCGTTATTGCAACGCCTGCTGCACCTCCTGTGCCGCCCGCAATCAATGCCGCCAAACCGGCAGTTGAGAAAGATCAGGCCGCCGCCCCGCAGGAGACATCAGAAGCCGTCATCCAGCCAAAAGAATCCGCACCAGTCATCAGCAATTCCGCATCTGCCCAGCGTACGCCTGCCAACGACGATTCACGCAATGATCGCATCATCGCTGCCGCACCGCGACGGGTTACTGAGCGCTCCTCCAAACTGTACTGGACGACGACAGCGCTCAGCTTGCTATGGGCGGCAGGCGGCGTGGCTATCAGCAAGGCCATTGATCCTGACGTCTTTTCCAGCACTGGTGCTGCCACCGATTTCTTCACGTCGCCCGCGGGTATCGGCGTTGCCGCTGGCGTTGTGCTGCCGGTCGCTATGTTCTGGGGCTTCGCATATCTGGTAAAGCGCGCGCAAGAAATGCATAGCGCCGCGCGCGCTATGTCGGATGCTGCATTCAAGCTCTTGCAGCCTGAATCCGTGTCAGGCGACCGCGTTTCATCGATCGGCCAGGCGGTACGCCGCGAAGTGTCTGCCATGAACGAGGGCATTGAACGCACGCTGGCCCGTGCAGCGGAACTGGAAACGCTCGTTCAGTCGGAAGTTCATCAGCTCGAGCGCGTTTACAGCGAGAATGAAGGCCGTATCCGCTCGCTAGTAGTTGAATTGGGTAATGAGCGTGAAGCGGTCGTGAGCCATGCTGAACGCGTGCGTTTCTCGATCTCCGGCGCGCACGAACAGCTGAAAGAAGAGCTCTCGAGCGCTTCCAACATCATTCGCGACAACGTTCTTTCCGCCTCGCAGCAGCTCGGCGGTGTGCTCGATGAATCGGGTGAACGTCTGATCGGCCAGTTGACCGAGAGCGGATTGTCGATTGCCAAGGCTATCGAAACGCGCAGTGATGACATCAGTTTACGCATTAACAATTCTGGCGAATCTTTCGCCAATTTGCTTGATACCCGTATCGCGGAGCTTGATGAGCTGTCTCGCTCTACAACGCAACATGTCTCCGAAGCGCTCGATGAACGCGCCGCCTCCATTTCCGGCTTGTTCGGCAATGCGACAGAAAGCATGGTCAGTAAATTCGACATGCGTCTTGCCAATCTGCAAGGCTCGCTTGATGAACGCAGCCACGCACTCGTCACCGAATTCGAGGCACGTGCGCAGGCGCTAGACAGCAGCACTGAAAAACTTAACGCCGCACTTGAAACGCGGTCGCGTCAGATTAACGAAAATCTGATTGCCCGCACCCGTGAAATTGCCGAAACTTTCTCGGGCGGTCGTGCATCACTGAGCACGGTTATCAGCGAAACAAAGGACAGGATCGCTGACAATCTGGCAACGGTTGGCCAGTCCCTGAGTACGCTTCTTGATGAAAAAACGGCAGCCTTTTCCACCAAGATCACGGAAAGTAGTGATATCGTTGCCGCATCTCTGGAAGGCGAAACTGAACGCGTTTCGGCGATCATCCGTGGCCATTCAGATACGCTTGCCGCCCATAGCACCGACATCCGAAACGCCGTTGATGCAAGTGCGTCGGCAATGAGTTCCGTTGTTGACAGCCATGCATCCATTTTGTCTGAGCGCACGCACGCCCTTCAGCAGGCCATGGCAGATCATACGGCACTTCTGGACGAGCGCTTTACCGATCATTCCCGTTCGCTTCAGGAACGGGCCGCGGGCCTACACGAGATCATCCGGGGAAATCAGGAAACGCTTTCTCAGCTCATGGATGAGCGTGCGATTGCAATGCGCGAAAATTTCAATGAAAACCGCGATGTTCTTGCACGCACTTTCGATGAAAAGGCCGACGCGCTCAAATCCCTCATTGCTGAAAATCAGGATACGTTGGCCCGCGTTCTGGACGAGCGGACTGCTGCTTTCGGTCACTCAATTACGGCTGGTCGCGAAGCTTTCGAGGCTACGCTTGGCGAACATATCCATCACGTAGAGCAAAGCGCCAGCGGTCTTAACGCGGTCCTCAAAGACAATCGTGACATGCTTACGGATATGCTCGAAGGTCATGAGCGTTCCGTTGAAACGCGCGCCTCTGAAATCCGCTCGACCATCGTGGACAGCACCACATCACTTCATCAGTCGCTGCAGGACCATGGCAACATGCTTGAGCAGCGTACCAACAACCTGCGCAGTGCCATCACAGAAAGCGCCTCAACGCTTGAGCAGGCCTTCGAAGGGCAGAGCGATGTCATCATTGAGCGCACGCAGACGATGGAAAAGGCACTTTCGCTGGGCGTCGACAATGTTCGCCGTACTCTGGAACAAAGTGCTGTTGTCGTCGCAACATCGCTGCGTGAGAAGATCGGTGAAGCTGCCAGCACCTTGTCATCAGAAGCCGCGAAAGCCGGCGAAGCCCTTGACGGTTTCGGCGAAAGCTTCAGTGCTCGCCTCATTGATAATCTTTCCGGCACCGAAGCGCGTCTCGGCGAACGTGCCGACACGATTGCCGGTCGTCTCGGCGACATTGAAGGCCGTCTCACCAGTGAACTGAGCGCCATCGAAACGCGCATTTCCCAGACTGCCACCGAGACCAGCCAGACACTGGCCAATCACAGCGAGGCCTTCTCCACCAGTGTTGCCGACAATCTGGCCGGCACCGAAACGCGCCTTACCGAGCGGGCAGACGCCATAGCAACGCGGCTTGGCGATATCGGTTCGCGCATCACGATGGAACTGGGGTCTGTCGAAGCGCGTATTGCAAAGGTGACCGATACAACCGCTGTTACCCTTGAAGAACGCACTCGCGAACTCAACGTCGTTCTCGCCGCACGCTCGCAGGACATCACCAATATCCTCAACGATATTGCAGGTCCGCTTGTCGAACGCCTCTCTGATAGCGGACGCGGTCTGGCGCAGCAGCTGGAAGATGCGACCCATGCCGCAACGGATCGTTTGCGCACGGAAAACGCAGCCCTTGTCAATGCATTGGCAAGCCGCACTGCTGAAACCATTGCCGCCGTCCAAGAGGCGAAATCAGGGCTTTCCGAAAATGTCGGTGAACTGATCGATCGTCTTGCCACATCCAATGGCGAGTTGGGTAAGCTCATTGATGCAGCAACCCGCAATCTGACCGATATCGATGGCCGTCTGGTCGATACGACATCGCATTTCGTCGAAAACGCCAATCGTGCGGCGCAGATGTTCCAAACATCGACCGGTCTTATGGATACCAATATGGGTGTCCTGCGCAGTCTTTCCGACAATACGCTAACGCAGATTGCGGATATCGCGGGTCGTTTCGAGGACCATGGCAAGGTGCTTTCCTCCGCCTCCGACATGATCAATTCGGCACAGAACGGCCTTGTCAGCACCCTTTCAGATCGCCAGGTCGCGCTCGACAAGCTGGCTTCCGGTCTCGTCGAAAAGTCGGAAAGCGTCGAAAAGCTCATGAAGTCGTTCGAAAGCCTCGTCAGCACCGCTTTTCAGCGTGCAGAAGGCCAGACACGGTCTTCCGCTGAAAAAATGCGCGAAAGCGTATCGGAAATCGTCGAACAGGCGGCGCAGAAATTCTCGACCGCAACCGAAGAAATCCGCCGTACCGCCAGCGAAATCCGCACCGAACTCGACGCAACGCGTGGCGAGCTGAAGCGCGGTGTTCTCGATATGCCGAGCGAGGCGAAGGAAACCACTTCGGCGATGCGCAAGGCAGTGAGTGAGCAGATCAATGCGCTCAAGGAACTGGCGGAGATCGTCAACAAGTCTGGTCGCCTGATCGATGTCGGCGAAAGCCATGCCGATCGCCCCGTTTCCCGGCCTGCGATGAGTGCGCAGCGCCCGGCACCGGTGAGGGCTCCCATAGCGCCTGCCCCTGCAGCTCCGGTTGCCGTTAAAGCTGACGCGGCTTCGCGTCCACGCCCGACTGAGACACCCCAGGGAGCATCAAAAGTGCAGCTCGCGCCTGCCGCCGACGTCGCACCGGTAGAAAAGCCGCGCGGCTGGGTGTCCGACCTTCTCGCCCGTGCGTCTCGCGAGGAAGAAGAAGCGGCACAGCCCAAGGCGAAGTCCACCGTTGCACCGCGTTCGCCAAGTCATGTGGTGGAATCGCTCAACTCGCTGTCGGTCGATATAGCACGCGCCATCGATCATGAAGCATCGCTCGAACTGTGGGAGCGTTATCGCGGAGGCGAGCGCAATGTCTTCACGCGACGCCTCTACACGCTGAAGGGTCAGCAAACCTTCGATGATATCAAGCGCAAATATCAGTCGGATGGCGAGTTTCGCCGCGCCGTCGACCGTTACATGGACGATTTCCAGCGCTTGCTGGAAGACGTGGCCCGTAATGACCGCGACAACATGATTACGCAGACCTATCTGACATCCGATACGGGCAAGGTCTACACTATGCTGGCACACGCAAGTGGACGCCTGCGCTAA
- a CDS encoding YcjX family protein, with protein sequence MAKLTSIGDEAKIALDTLADRATALFSPALRLGVTGLSRAGKTVFITALVHNLVHGGRLPMFEAYKSGRISRAFLEPQPDDAVPRFQYEEHLSALIDDHIWPDSTRAISQLRLTIEYETASAWGRWLSPGRISIDIVDYPGEWLLDLPLLGKTYTEFSAASFALANEPTHKDLAQQWLLEAASVDASRKADELTAQRLAKSFTAYLRAGKADERALSTLPPGRFLMPGDLEGSPALTFAPLPNIAPDDIRPGTLAAMMERRYEAYKTHVVKPFFREYIARLDRQIILIDAMQAMNAGGAVVNDLERALTDILSCFRPGSSNLLTGLIQRRIGRILVAATKADHLHHESHDRLQVIVRRLVERAIERADFSGAGIEVLAMAAVRATREASVTQSGETLPVIVGTPLKGERIDGELFDGETETAIFPGDLPRNPNVIFEQKTSPDNPPIRFVRFRPPRLERTAEGITLSLPHIRLDRALQFLIGDRLA encoded by the coding sequence TTGGCAAAGCTTACAAGTATCGGCGATGAGGCGAAGATCGCACTCGACACTTTGGCGGATCGCGCGACCGCACTTTTTTCTCCCGCGCTGCGGCTTGGCGTTACCGGGCTTTCTCGCGCTGGTAAAACGGTTTTCATCACCGCTTTGGTACATAATCTCGTGCATGGCGGCAGGTTGCCGATGTTCGAAGCTTATAAGTCAGGGCGTATTTCCCGCGCTTTTCTAGAGCCGCAACCCGACGATGCCGTACCGCGCTTTCAGTATGAGGAACACCTTTCCGCGCTGATCGACGACCATATCTGGCCCGATTCAACCCGCGCCATTTCTCAATTGCGCCTCACCATCGAATATGAAACAGCTTCGGCCTGGGGGCGCTGGCTTTCGCCGGGACGCATTTCCATCGATATTGTTGATTATCCGGGCGAATGGCTTCTCGACCTGCCCCTCCTTGGGAAAACCTATACCGAGTTCAGTGCCGCTTCCTTTGCGCTCGCCAATGAGCCAACCCATAAGGATCTTGCGCAACAATGGCTTTTGGAAGCAGCAAGCGTTGACGCGTCGCGGAAAGCTGATGAACTGACGGCGCAGCGTCTTGCAAAAAGCTTTACCGCCTATCTGCGCGCCGGAAAGGCCGATGAGCGCGCCCTTTCCACCTTGCCACCCGGACGTTTCCTGATGCCCGGCGATCTGGAGGGGTCTCCAGCGCTGACGTTCGCGCCGCTGCCCAACATTGCGCCAGACGATATCCGCCCCGGTACGTTGGCGGCGATGATGGAGCGGCGTTACGAGGCCTATAAGACCCATGTCGTCAAACCATTCTTCCGTGAATATATCGCCCGCCTCGACCGCCAGATCATACTGATCGACGCCATGCAGGCGATGAATGCAGGCGGTGCCGTGGTCAACGATCTGGAACGCGCATTGACCGATATTCTCTCATGTTTCCGACCGGGCAGTTCCAACCTCCTGACGGGGCTCATTCAGCGCCGTATCGGTCGCATTCTGGTGGCCGCTACAAAGGCCGACCATCTGCATCATGAAAGCCACGACCGTTTGCAGGTGATCGTAAGACGTCTGGTCGAGCGCGCCATTGAACGCGCTGACTTTTCAGGTGCTGGCATCGAAGTGCTGGCCATGGCCGCCGTACGCGCCACCCGCGAAGCGAGCGTCACCCAAAGCGGGGAAACCCTGCCGGTGATTGTGGGAACACCGCTGAAAGGCGAGCGCATCGATGGTGAGTTGTTTGACGGAGAAACGGAAACAGCTATATTTCCCGGAGACTTACCAAGAAATCCGAATGTAATATTTGAGCAGAAAACATCGCCCGATAATCCTCCAATTCGCTTTGTCCGCTTTCGTCCACCACGTCTGGAGCGCACCGCGGAGGGCATAACCCTTTCGCTGCCGCATATCAGGCTCGACCGTGCGCTTCAGTTCCTGATCGGAGATCGTCTGGCATGA
- a CDS encoding DUF922 domain-containing protein, translated as MNFRKRILALGAVLALTVSQADAASIFRQYKYYKIYGTTAAQLDKALSNKGPFLKKTGQHHPGAAEIRFDAKVKYGRATGKACKVQGVYVNIHAKIALPRWAQRRKAKPELALVWDTLSQDIRRHEESHIVIARSHASEMERQIRALRSRSDCAALRANIDKVTQRIMESHDKEQQRFDRVETINFENRFERLLTYRLEKMYKNAR; from the coding sequence ATGAATTTCAGAAAAAGAATTCTGGCTCTGGGTGCGGTCTTGGCCCTAACCGTCTCACAGGCGGATGCAGCATCGATCTTCCGTCAATATAAATACTACAAGATCTACGGTACGACCGCAGCGCAACTCGACAAGGCGTTGTCTAACAAGGGGCCATTCTTGAAGAAAACCGGCCAGCATCATCCGGGCGCTGCCGAAATTCGATTCGACGCCAAGGTAAAATATGGCCGTGCAACCGGCAAAGCCTGTAAGGTGCAGGGTGTCTATGTCAACATTCATGCCAAAATTGCCCTGCCGCGCTGGGCGCAGCGGCGTAAGGCGAAGCCGGAACTGGCACTGGTCTGGGATACGCTTTCACAGGATATCCGACGTCACGAGGAAAGCCATATCGTCATTGCCCGCAGCCATGCCAGCGAAATGGAACGACAGATTCGTGCCCTGCGCAGCCGTTCCGATTGCGCGGCCTTGCGCGCGAACATAGACAAGGTCACGCAGCGCATCATGGAATCTCATGATAAGGAGCAGCAGCGTTTTGACCGCGTCGAGACGATCAATTTCGAAAATCGTTTCGAGCGCCTGCTGACTTACAGACTGGAGAAAATGTATAAGAACGCGCGTTGA
- a CDS encoding 2Fe-2S iron-sulfur cluster-binding protein, with protein MTKIIFVSADGGNHTEVEADNGSSVMEVAIRNGIPGIDAECGGACACATCHVYVDDEWVERAGGPDPMEEDMLDFAYEVHPGSRLSCQLRVTDELDGLVVRVPERQN; from the coding sequence ATGACAAAAATCATATTTGTCTCCGCCGATGGCGGAAATCACACCGAAGTCGAGGCGGACAATGGTTCGAGCGTAATGGAAGTAGCCATTCGCAACGGCATACCGGGCATCGATGCGGAATGCGGCGGTGCGTGCGCATGTGCTACCTGTCATGTCTATGTCGATGACGAATGGGTTGAGCGCGCAGGGGGCCCTGACCCGATGGAAGAAGACATGCTCGATTTCGCTTATGAGGTCCACCCTGGTTCCAGACTGTCCTGCCAGCTTCGTGTCACTGACGAGCTTGATGGGCTGGTGGTTCGTGTTCCCGAGCGCCAAAACTAG
- the folB gene encoding dihydroneopterin aldolase: MYTIRIMNCAFFAHHGVFDEENKLGQRFYVDAVLDVDSGNALESDDIEGTVHYGIAFSVIEDIITGRQRYLIETLALDVGKALCERFPQIKRSEITIRKPNAPVPGVLDHVEVTVVYPR, encoded by the coding sequence GTGTACACGATCCGCATCATGAATTGTGCCTTCTTTGCACATCACGGCGTTTTTGATGAAGAAAACAAGCTAGGCCAGCGGTTCTATGTCGATGCGGTTCTGGATGTGGATTCCGGAAATGCACTCGAAAGCGATGACATAGAAGGGACCGTTCACTACGGGATTGCCTTCAGCGTGATCGAAGACATCATCACCGGCCGCCAGCGCTATCTGATCGAAACGCTGGCGCTGGATGTGGGCAAGGCCTTGTGTGAACGTTTTCCGCAGATCAAACGTTCGGAAATCACGATCCGCAAGCCCAATGCGCCGGTGCCCGGAGTTCTCGACCATGTCGAGGTGACGGTGGTTTATCCCCGGTGA